Proteins from one Planctomyces sp. SH-PL62 genomic window:
- a CDS encoding urease subunit gamma — protein MHLTPREIEKLMIHQLSDVALRRKAKGLKLNHPETMAVICAAALEGAREGKTVEEVMKDAAAVLTRDDVMEGVPEMIPFVQLEAIFTDGSRLVTVHEPVK, from the coding sequence ATGCATCTGACGCCCCGCGAGATTGAGAAGCTGATGATCCATCAGCTCTCCGACGTGGCCCTGAGGCGGAAAGCCAAGGGACTCAAGCTGAACCATCCCGAGACCATGGCCGTGATCTGCGCGGCGGCTTTGGAAGGGGCCCGCGAGGGCAAGACGGTCGAGGAGGTGATGAAGGACGCCGCCGCCGTCCTGACCCGCGACGACGTGATGGAAGGGGTCCCGGAGATGATCCCCTTCGTCCAGCTCGAAGCGATCTTCACCGACGGCAGCCGTCTCGTCACCGTCCACGAACCGGTCAAGTGA
- a CDS encoding urea transporter: MVATSSRPLVAGLDVQELATILLRGVGQIMLQPHAGTGLFFLAGIALISPAMLAGAIVGAIVGPLVAWLASFDRGDIEQGLYGFNSTLVGLAVPFFLKPSFTVWALILVGCAISSLLMRLLGLFKIPAYTAPFVLTTWLALILAHAAAGKSIDEPPPPPAVAPGGFAAAVLRGEAEVMLGANVVTGILFLAGIWLSNPWHAIMAFVGSTIGTTLAEYHGDAYEAVSIGLYGYNGALAAIALFIVRPSLTTPCLAALVATPLTEYFPKSAGVPALTAPFVVATWLVLAVVWVEGRLFPATAPTTRIPLTPEETHASDAPRD; the protein is encoded by the coding sequence ATGGTCGCAACCTCGTCCCGCCCGCTGGTCGCCGGGCTCGACGTCCAAGAATTGGCCACGATCCTCCTTCGGGGCGTCGGCCAGATCATGTTGCAGCCCCACGCGGGGACGGGCCTGTTCTTCCTGGCGGGCATCGCCCTGATCTCGCCGGCGATGCTCGCCGGGGCGATCGTCGGGGCGATCGTCGGCCCCCTGGTCGCATGGCTGGCGTCGTTCGACCGCGGCGACATCGAGCAGGGGCTCTACGGGTTCAACTCCACGCTCGTCGGCCTGGCCGTGCCCTTCTTCCTGAAGCCGAGCTTCACGGTCTGGGCCCTGATCCTCGTCGGCTGCGCGATCTCCTCCCTGCTGATGCGGCTCCTGGGGCTCTTCAAGATCCCGGCGTACACGGCCCCGTTCGTGCTGACGACGTGGCTGGCCCTGATCCTGGCCCACGCCGCGGCCGGGAAGTCGATCGACGAGCCCCCGCCGCCGCCGGCCGTCGCGCCGGGCGGGTTCGCGGCGGCGGTCCTCCGGGGCGAGGCCGAGGTCATGCTCGGCGCGAACGTCGTGACCGGGATCCTGTTCCTGGCCGGCATCTGGCTGAGCAACCCCTGGCATGCGATCATGGCCTTCGTGGGCTCGACGATCGGGACCACGCTGGCCGAGTACCACGGCGACGCCTACGAGGCGGTCTCGATCGGCCTCTACGGCTACAACGGCGCCCTGGCCGCCATCGCGCTGTTCATCGTCCGACCCTCTCTGACCACGCCGTGCCTGGCCGCGCTGGTGGCGACGCCCTTGACGGAGTATTTCCCGAAGTCGGCGGGCGTCCCCGCGCTGACCGCGCCGTTCGTCGTGGCGACCTGGCTGGTGCTTGCCGTCGTCTGGGTGGAGGGCCGGCTGTTCCCGGCGACCGCGCCGACGACGAGGATCCCTCTAACCCCGGAGGAAACCCATGCATCTGACGCCCCGCGAGATTGA
- a CDS encoding porin: MGRSASFRCIAERALASCVALAWSLAAAGQTPESPPIPAGTMPPAAPALSTDAEVLAEIRQLRAEVAEARQLKQQVEILQQQLQSANVGGGGFAGPAAPGAAGLGSGTVSDAPNSGFTGVPDRFASGAFAPEEGEPPDADRYPIRARYKYSHDATGPNGGGGYFNFSSLDDEFSLNITNSVTIDGTFFDRANLPTSEQGFNSPFTRMFFYGNITKDWSYQVGTQGFLGTYNLLDMFMTWHINKYVNLRAGKGLAPPLYEYYAFHPALEPVITNSPLYQLAAKRPIGMMFNGTLFNNRMQWWSGVTNAGIALYGDLNRNVDYNGAVDFTPFRGDAWKGSLLEGLGGGVGFSAGEQRYKLYQSSIGFLNNGEATTNPTFNTVVGLPFYVYNTDIAANGMRSRVAPHIYWYGRFSVLAEMMNHSRVLTDGRTTARSTQWAYYVNASYWLTGERDNMGNGFQGYSTAEPLRPFIPSRGEYGPGAWQLATQWSEFNAGRGDIDRGFVDPARSTERMDNFMAGVNWWPNKYTRISFDYVWTWFNNPIQMVGPGPIDQYNTFWMRFAMFF; this comes from the coding sequence ATGGGACGATCCGCTTCGTTCCGGTGCATCGCCGAGCGGGCCCTCGCGTCGTGTGTCGCGCTGGCCTGGTCGCTCGCGGCGGCCGGCCAGACCCCGGAGTCGCCGCCGATCCCCGCGGGGACCATGCCGCCGGCCGCGCCGGCCCTGTCGACCGACGCGGAGGTGCTCGCGGAGATCCGCCAGCTCCGCGCCGAGGTGGCGGAGGCCCGCCAGCTCAAGCAGCAGGTGGAGATCCTCCAGCAGCAGTTGCAGTCCGCGAACGTCGGCGGCGGCGGGTTCGCCGGTCCGGCCGCGCCGGGAGCCGCCGGGCTGGGGTCCGGCACGGTGTCGGACGCGCCGAATTCCGGCTTCACGGGCGTCCCCGACCGCTTCGCGTCCGGTGCCTTCGCCCCGGAAGAGGGCGAACCGCCCGACGCCGACCGCTATCCCATCCGGGCCCGCTACAAATACAGCCACGACGCGACCGGCCCCAACGGCGGCGGCGGCTACTTCAACTTCAGCAGCCTCGACGACGAGTTCTCGCTGAACATCACCAACTCGGTCACGATCGACGGCACCTTCTTCGACCGGGCCAACCTCCCCACCAGCGAGCAGGGCTTCAACAGCCCGTTCACTCGTATGTTCTTCTACGGGAACATCACGAAGGACTGGAGTTATCAGGTCGGCACGCAAGGGTTCCTGGGGACGTACAACCTGCTCGACATGTTCATGACGTGGCATATCAACAAGTACGTCAATCTCCGCGCCGGCAAGGGCCTGGCGCCCCCCTTGTACGAATACTACGCCTTCCATCCGGCGTTGGAGCCGGTGATCACCAACTCGCCCCTGTATCAACTCGCCGCCAAGCGTCCCATCGGGATGATGTTCAACGGGACCCTGTTCAACAACCGGATGCAGTGGTGGTCGGGCGTGACCAACGCCGGGATCGCCCTGTACGGCGACCTCAATCGCAACGTCGACTACAACGGCGCCGTCGACTTCACGCCGTTCCGGGGTGACGCCTGGAAGGGCTCGCTGCTGGAGGGCCTGGGCGGCGGCGTGGGCTTCTCGGCGGGCGAGCAGCGCTACAAGCTGTACCAGAGCAGCATCGGCTTCCTGAACAACGGCGAGGCCACCACCAACCCCACCTTCAATACGGTCGTGGGGCTGCCGTTCTACGTATACAATACGGACATCGCGGCCAACGGCATGCGGTCTCGGGTCGCGCCGCACATCTACTGGTACGGCCGATTCAGCGTGCTGGCCGAGATGATGAACCACAGCCGCGTCCTGACCGACGGTCGGACGACGGCCCGGTCCACCCAGTGGGCCTACTACGTCAACGCCTCGTACTGGCTGACCGGCGAGCGCGACAACATGGGCAACGGCTTCCAGGGCTATTCGACGGCCGAGCCGCTGCGGCCCTTCATCCCCAGCCGGGGCGAGTACGGCCCGGGCGCCTGGCAGCTCGCGACCCAGTGGTCCGAGTTCAACGCCGGCCGGGGCGACATCGATCGCGGCTTCGTCGACCCGGCCCGCTCGACCGAACGCATGGACAACTTCATGGCAGGCGTGAACTGGTGGCCCAACAAGTACACCCGCATCAGCTTCGACTACGTCTGGACCTGGTTCAACAACCCGATCCAGATGGTCGGCCCCGGCCCGATCGACCAGTACAACACCTTCTGGATGCGGTTCGCCATGTTCTTCTGA
- a CDS encoding erythromycin esterase family protein, translated as MARIDRLTRREARSTPALIAQVRDLALTLSGPKALDPLLDLIDDARYVLLGEASHGTAEYYAWRAAITRRLIVEKGFSFIAVEGDWPDCYRVDRYIKGRGEVGSTARSTLHAFERWPTWMWANEEVADLAEWLRTHNAGLPDDRKVGFYGLDVYSLWESLYAILEYLHSHDPAALPAAWGAFRCFEPYGEDVRDYARAARFVPNSCEDEVVALLRELRRRAPEGGDAGDDPEARFVAEQNGLVLQNAEAYYRAMVRGGSETWNLRDGHMVETLERLMNHHGPQARAIVWEHNTHVGDARYTDMAEQGEVNVGQLVRERHGDEGVVLVGFGSHRGSVIAGREWEAAMERMPVPPAREDSWEDVLHQAVGRDALLPLATADPTPEMLEPRGHRAIGVVYRPERERFGNYVPTVLPRRYDAFLYLETTRALHPLHEIPVHERGEAPDTYPWGE; from the coding sequence ATGGCCCGGATCGATCGGCTCACCCGTCGAGAAGCTCGAAGCACCCCGGCCCTGATCGCCCAGGTGCGGGATCTCGCCCTTACCCTGAGCGGCCCCAAGGCCCTGGATCCGCTCCTGGATCTCATCGACGACGCCCGATACGTCCTGCTGGGGGAAGCCTCCCACGGGACCGCCGAATATTACGCGTGGCGAGCCGCGATCACTCGACGACTGATCGTGGAGAAGGGCTTCTCGTTCATCGCCGTCGAGGGGGACTGGCCCGACTGCTATCGGGTCGACCGCTATATCAAGGGGCGTGGCGAGGTCGGCTCGACCGCCCGCAGCACGCTCCACGCCTTCGAACGCTGGCCGACCTGGATGTGGGCCAACGAGGAGGTCGCCGACCTGGCCGAATGGCTCCGAACGCACAACGCGGGCCTGCCCGACGACCGGAAGGTCGGCTTCTATGGGCTCGACGTCTACAGCCTGTGGGAGTCTCTCTACGCGATCCTGGAGTATCTCCACAGCCACGACCCGGCCGCGCTGCCGGCGGCCTGGGGGGCCTTCCGCTGCTTCGAGCCCTACGGCGAGGACGTGCGGGACTACGCCCGCGCGGCGCGGTTCGTCCCGAACTCGTGCGAGGACGAGGTCGTGGCGCTGCTCCGGGAGCTCCGGCGACGGGCTCCCGAGGGAGGCGACGCCGGGGACGACCCCGAGGCTCGCTTCGTCGCCGAGCAGAACGGCCTGGTCCTCCAGAACGCCGAGGCGTACTACCGGGCGATGGTCCGGGGAGGCTCGGAGACCTGGAACCTCCGCGACGGCCACATGGTCGAGACGCTGGAGCGGCTGATGAACCACCACGGCCCGCAGGCGCGGGCGATCGTCTGGGAGCACAACACGCACGTCGGCGACGCGCGCTACACGGACATGGCGGAGCAGGGGGAGGTGAACGTCGGCCAGCTCGTCCGCGAACGCCACGGCGACGAGGGGGTCGTGCTCGTCGGCTTCGGCTCGCACCGGGGGAGCGTGATCGCCGGCCGGGAGTGGGAGGCGGCCATGGAACGCATGCCCGTCCCCCCCGCCCGCGAGGACTCGTGGGAGGACGTCCTGCATCAGGCCGTCGGCCGCGACGCCCTGCTGCCGCTGGCGACCGCCGACCCCACGCCCGAGATGCTCGAGCCCCGGGGCCATCGGGCCATCGGCGTGGTGTATCGCCCGGAGCGGGAGCGGTTCGGCAACTACGTCCCGACCGTGCTCCCTCGGCGCTACGACGCATTCCTCTATCTGGAGACGACCCGGGCGCTCCACCCGCTCCACGAGATCCCGGTCCATGAACGCGGCGAGGCCCCGGACACCTACCCGTGGGGCGAGTAG
- a CDS encoding dienelactone hydrolase family protein, producing the protein MNETSTHDPIPVQISVGRTMLEGDLATPEGARGVVLFAHGSGSSRHSSRNRFVAESLQAGGFATLLFDLLTEVEEYEERFTRHLRFDIELLTGRLIAATDWIEHRPETRGLKVGYFGASTGAAAALGAAAERLEVAAVVSRGGRPDLTPEPALVAVRAPTLLIVGGDDDTVIPLNRRAMAKLTAPTSLEIVPGATHLFEEPGTLEQVAKLAREWFERYL; encoded by the coding sequence ATGAACGAGACATCGACCCACGACCCGATCCCGGTCCAGATCAGCGTCGGCCGCACGATGCTCGAAGGGGACCTCGCGACCCCCGAGGGGGCGCGGGGCGTCGTGCTGTTCGCCCACGGCAGCGGGAGCAGCCGACACAGCTCGCGGAACCGCTTCGTGGCCGAATCGTTGCAGGCCGGCGGTTTCGCGACACTGCTGTTCGACCTGCTCACGGAGGTCGAGGAATACGAGGAGCGGTTCACCCGCCACCTGCGGTTCGACATCGAGCTGCTGACCGGGCGGCTGATCGCCGCGACCGATTGGATCGAGCATCGGCCCGAGACGCGGGGCCTGAAGGTCGGCTACTTCGGGGCCAGCACAGGCGCCGCGGCGGCGCTGGGGGCGGCGGCCGAACGGCTGGAGGTCGCCGCCGTCGTCTCCCGAGGAGGGCGGCCCGACCTCACGCCCGAGCCTGCCCTCGTCGCCGTCCGCGCCCCCACGCTGCTGATCGTCGGCGGCGACGACGACACCGTGATCCCCCTGAATCGCCGGGCCATGGCGAAGCTGACCGCCCCCACTTCGCTGGAGATCGTCCCTGGCGCGACCCATCTGTTCGAGGAACCCGGGACGCTGGAGCAGGTCGCGAAGCTGGCTCGGGAGTGGTTCGAACGCTATCTCTGA
- a CDS encoding ATP-dependent Clp protease proteolytic subunit, which yields MPLVPIVIERSGREERAMDIYSRLLQDRIIILGTAIDDNVANLAVAQMLVLAHQDAKADIHLYINSPGGSVTAGMAIYDTMQWVPCDVATYCMGQCASMGSLLMTAGAKGKRYALPNSRIMIHQPLAGMEGTASDILIHAEEFIRMKKALNDIYRKHTGQTLERLQEDTDRDRFMSPEEARDYGLIDHVVDRSPVAFPAPADNPDKI from the coding sequence ATGCCACTGGTTCCCATCGTCATCGAACGTAGCGGTCGCGAAGAGCGAGCGATGGATATCTATTCCCGCCTGCTCCAGGATCGCATCATCATCCTGGGCACCGCCATCGACGACAACGTCGCCAACCTGGCGGTCGCCCAGATGCTCGTCCTCGCCCATCAGGACGCCAAGGCCGACATCCACCTGTACATCAACAGCCCCGGCGGCAGCGTGACCGCCGGCATGGCGATCTACGACACGATGCAGTGGGTCCCCTGCGACGTCGCCACCTACTGCATGGGCCAGTGCGCCAGCATGGGCTCGCTCCTCATGACCGCCGGCGCCAAGGGGAAGCGGTACGCCCTCCCCAACAGCCGGATCATGATCCATCAGCCGCTCGCCGGCATGGAAGGGACCGCGTCCGACATCCTGATCCATGCGGAGGAATTCATCCGCATGAAAAAGGCCCTCAACGACATCTACCGCAAGCATACCGGCCAGACCCTGGAGCGCCTCCAGGAAGACACCGACCGCGACCGCTTCATGTCGCCCGAGGAAGCCCGGGATTACGGCCTGATCGACCACGTCGTCGACCGCTCCCCGGTGGCCTTCCCCGCCCCGGCCGACAATCCGGACAAGATCTGA
- a CDS encoding ClpP family protease produces the protein MPFDHPLAEPKLQRYRDYARQRQMTLGDLLLENRIVFLEGVIDDGVANNAVMKFLYLQYENRTQGISFYINSPGGSVSSTLAIYDTMQFIECQIATYCIGLAASGAAVLLAGGSKGRRFSLPHSKIMIHQPYGQVGGQISDIEIQAEEIIKSRQVINEILARHTGQPIERIAKDTERDRYLSAPQAKEYGLVDEVVGRIAGLKGIGEGSGGGLGSVPGPGPDTSPPPSAAPGSY, from the coding sequence ATGCCCTTCGACCACCCGCTCGCGGAGCCGAAGCTTCAGCGCTACCGCGATTACGCGCGCCAGAGGCAGATGACCCTCGGCGACCTCCTGCTGGAAAACCGGATCGTCTTCCTGGAAGGCGTCATCGACGACGGCGTGGCCAACAACGCCGTGATGAAGTTCCTGTACCTCCAGTACGAGAACCGGACCCAGGGCATCAGCTTCTACATCAACAGCCCCGGCGGCAGCGTCAGCAGCACGCTGGCGATCTACGACACGATGCAGTTCATCGAGTGCCAGATCGCCACCTATTGCATCGGCCTGGCCGCCTCCGGCGCCGCGGTCCTCCTGGCCGGCGGCAGCAAGGGGAGGCGGTTCTCGCTCCCCCACTCGAAGATCATGATCCACCAGCCTTACGGGCAGGTAGGGGGCCAGATTTCGGACATCGAGATCCAGGCCGAGGAGATCATCAAGAGCCGCCAGGTCATCAACGAGATCCTCGCCCGCCACACCGGCCAGCCGATCGAACGGATCGCCAAGGACACGGAACGCGACCGCTATCTGTCGGCTCCCCAGGCCAAGGAATACGGCCTCGTCGACGAGGTGGTGGGCCGCATCGCCGGCCTCAAGGGGATCGGCGAAGGTTCCGGCGGCGGCCTCGGTTCGGTCCCGGGCCCGGGACCCGATACCAGCCCGCCCCCCTCGGCGGCCCCCGGCTCCTATTGA
- the tig gene encoding trigger factor gives MTPGEENDLNTSATVEASGDEATQAEPEKRKLDLDVQIKDAGACKKHIAVTIPRAEIDRQFEESLGVMQKEAQVPGFRPGRAPKTLVVKRFKKQVSDQVKSSLLMETLEQIDRDYQLNPITQPKLDIAAIELPEEGPMAFDMEVEVRPDFAVPAYQGLKVKRPVREVTDKDVDGQYDRFLERYAQIVPKLEGGAEIGDYLTADLTFLRDDDTVINEVKEVQFRLQPELRFQDGRVPEIGKALAGVKPEETREAQAELGSSVADPSLRGKAVKVKATVHDLKQIRLPEVDGAFLQSIGFDSVEELREAVRDALARRIEAQQRQAVRRQVLDALIDATPFELPADLVSRQEKSTISRLVMELRQEGFSPEDIRARQAEIRANAHEMTLRSLKEFFILAKIAEAEDIKVEEEDLELEVEAMAERTGESIRRVRARVEKEGLADAMATQILERRALDHILKSVEYEDVAVDEPEVAVETLDEAASPEGEPTSGEGEEAAAE, from the coding sequence ATGACACCTGGCGAAGAGAACGATCTGAATACGTCGGCCACCGTCGAGGCGTCCGGAGACGAGGCGACCCAAGCCGAGCCGGAAAAGCGGAAGCTCGACCTCGACGTCCAGATCAAAGACGCCGGCGCCTGCAAGAAGCACATCGCGGTCACGATCCCTCGGGCGGAAATCGATCGCCAGTTCGAGGAATCGCTCGGTGTGATGCAGAAGGAGGCCCAGGTTCCTGGCTTCCGCCCGGGTCGAGCCCCGAAGACGCTGGTCGTCAAGCGGTTCAAGAAGCAGGTCTCCGATCAGGTCAAGTCGTCCCTCCTCATGGAGACGCTTGAGCAGATCGACCGCGATTATCAGCTCAATCCGATCACCCAGCCCAAGCTGGACATCGCCGCCATCGAGCTTCCCGAAGAAGGCCCTATGGCCTTCGACATGGAAGTCGAAGTGCGGCCCGATTTCGCCGTCCCGGCCTATCAGGGCCTGAAGGTCAAGCGCCCCGTGCGGGAAGTGACCGACAAGGACGTCGACGGCCAGTACGATCGCTTCCTCGAGCGGTACGCCCAGATCGTGCCCAAGCTCGAAGGCGGGGCCGAGATCGGCGACTACCTCACGGCCGACCTCACCTTCCTCCGCGACGACGACACGGTCATCAACGAGGTCAAGGAAGTCCAGTTCCGGCTCCAGCCCGAGCTGCGGTTTCAGGACGGTCGCGTCCCCGAAATCGGCAAGGCCCTGGCCGGCGTCAAGCCGGAAGAGACCCGCGAGGCTCAGGCCGAGCTGGGCTCCTCCGTCGCCGACCCCTCGCTGCGGGGCAAGGCGGTCAAGGTCAAGGCGACCGTCCACGACCTGAAGCAGATCCGCCTGCCCGAAGTCGACGGGGCGTTCCTCCAGTCGATCGGCTTCGACAGCGTCGAAGAGCTGCGTGAAGCCGTCCGCGACGCACTCGCCCGGCGCATCGAGGCCCAGCAGCGTCAGGCGGTCCGTCGCCAGGTGCTCGACGCGCTCATCGACGCCACCCCGTTCGAGCTCCCGGCCGACCTCGTCTCCCGCCAGGAGAAGAGCACGATCTCCCGCCTGGTCATGGAGTTGCGGCAGGAAGGCTTCTCGCCCGAGGACATCCGGGCTCGCCAGGCCGAGATCCGGGCCAACGCCCACGAGATGACCCTCCGCTCGCTCAAGGAGTTCTTCATCCTCGCGAAGATCGCCGAGGCCGAGGACATCAAGGTCGAGGAAGAAGACCTGGAGCTGGAAGTCGAGGCCATGGCCGAACGGACCGGCGAGAGCATCCGCCGCGTCCGCGCCCGGGTCGAGAAGGAAGGCCTCGCCGACGCGATGGCCACCCAGATCCTGGAGCGACGTGCGCTCGACCACATTCTCAAGTCGGTCGAGTACGAAGACGTCGCGGTCGACGAGCCCGAAGTCGCCGTCGAGACCCTGGACGAGGCCGCCAGCCCCGAGGGCGAGCCCACCTCCGGGGAAGGTGAAGAGGCCGCCGCCGAATAA